The stretch of DNA GAGGGAATTTAATTATAAAAAAATATTTTATATAGTTGGATTGAACTGAAGATAACAAAGTTTATGTAGATTTATCAATTTTTTATCGATAGCTAATCTTTTTTATTAAATAATACAAATATCTTTCCACTGTATGTGGATTGTGTGTATAAAAACAATATATTCGCAAAAAAATAATAATATGAAAAGATTTTATTTATTGAAGTTGATATGCTTTGTACTCGTTGTTACATCGACTATCAGTTATGCTCAAATCATACCAATTGGGGTAGAAAATTTGAAACCACGTTTTACCAATACATCAGGGCTATTTACACAAGAAGTGAATCCTGAATACGGAATAGGCTCTTCGGTTGCACAAGACGGAACTGGTTACTATGCTTCCGATGATTTTCTACTTCCACAGACAGCAAAGATCAGTAGTATGGAGTTTGTAGGTTATCAGATGCGAGATAATCTAGAAAATCTATACAACGGTGCTGTTTTGTATATCTATGAGGATGATAATGGGAAACCTGCAGGAATTCCTGGTAAGACGGGAACACCTGTATATACATTGGATCTTGCTAAAGATGATCCTAATCTTACATTTACCAAAGTAGAGTCACTGGTCTATAGTTTCTTGGTTCAAACGCCAGATTTCACGGCACAAGCTAATAAAAAATATTGGGTAGTGTTTGCTCCTAAAGTAAATTTCAGTGTAAAGTTTGACTATTGGGAAATGTGGAACTGGTTTAATAGTATCAATTTCAGTGGTAGTGATGCTATGAACATAGATCCTGATAATTTTTTTGGTGCAGGATTAACGTACTGGTTGTCTATAACAGAAATGACCGGTGGTGAATTTGGTGACGCACTAAAAGGAATGGCAATGAACCTGAATGGCGAATCTTTGGCAACCAATGAAATATCGATGAATAATGATGGTGTTGTCTATCCGAACCCTGCGGTTGATAACATAAACATTAGAATTGGTAAACAAAACTCTGTAAATAAGCTTGAGATTTTTGATACCAATGGGCGTCTTGTGAAGACGGTAGAAAACTCTACTAGTGCAGATGTCTCGAATTTAGTTCCTGGGGTGTATACTGTTACGATTACTTTTGGTGACGGAAATCGTGTTACCAAAAAACTGATCAAAAAGTAATCATTATAGCTAATAGATTAGATGAAAATATTGTTGAAAACCGAAGCGTTGAACATGCTATAAGCTAAAAAAAGAATCCTAAATTTTCTAAACCATTTATGGATAATAAATTGCTCTATAATTCATAAGAAAACAAACAATCAGTGCATTTAGTTTATGGCACTGATTGTTTGTTTATATATTACGTTAATTTCCTTGCCCAATTACAAGTTTTTCAACAGCCATACAAATTCTTATTTGAAAATTGCCTGGTGAAGCTTGGCTTCTGAACATATAACCATTAAAACGAAATGTGTCGCCGTTATCTATTATTAGAAGTTCTTGAAATACTTTATATCCAAGTGGGGTTTCATTAAAATTTCTTGTAAATCTACTCCATCTATTTGCAGGTGTGCCCATATTGTCTTGTTCTCCATTGTCATCATGTGGGGCTCCTGCGATCGACCAAGAGTTGTACCGATAGGGTGTTGAAATTTTTTTGAATCGAAAATAATTTCCTTCAGAAGAAGACCATGCTGCATAACTAGATCGCCACCAACTAAATTCATAATCCCCTAATTTTAGCC from Weeksella virosa DSM 16922 encodes:
- a CDS encoding T9SS type A sorting domain-containing protein encodes the protein MKRFYLLKLICFVLVVTSTISYAQIIPIGVENLKPRFTNTSGLFTQEVNPEYGIGSSVAQDGTGYYASDDFLLPQTAKISSMEFVGYQMRDNLENLYNGAVLYIYEDDNGKPAGIPGKTGTPVYTLDLAKDDPNLTFTKVESLVYSFLVQTPDFTAQANKKYWVVFAPKVNFSVKFDYWEMWNWFNSINFSGSDAMNIDPDNFFGAGLTYWLSITEMTGGEFGDALKGMAMNLNGESLATNEISMNNDGVVYPNPAVDNINIRIGKQNSVNKLEIFDTNGRLVKTVENSTSADVSNLVPGVYTVTITFGDGNRVTKKLIKK